In the Enterococcus saigonensis genome, one interval contains:
- a CDS encoding glycoside hydrolase family 3 N-terminal domain-containing protein, producing MEQAKLTALVQEMTLAEKVDQLLQLAADFYSQAAEEKTGPMTEMGLTDENIQNAGTILGLSGASEAKRIQKEYMEKNRLGIPTLLMADIIHGFRTIFPIPLGIGSSWDLAAAEEMAQVSAKEAAVSGLHVTFSPMVDLVRDPRWGRVMESTGEDPYLNARFAESFVKGYQGNDLKNDFTRVAACVKHFAAYGAALAGRDYNTVNMSERQLRESYLPGYKAALDAGAKLVMTSFNTVDGIPATGNKWLFREVLRKEYDFDGVVISDWGAVKELIPHGVAADEKQAAQLAIEAGVDIEMMTTCYTQYLAELIEEGSVDEALLDEAVLRILELKNDLGLFENPYRGASVEAEKVILSPAHRQSAREIAQKSIVLLKNEENILPLNAAETIAIIGPAAGSQDVLGAWSWQGKMSEAVSLLAGAKEYSEHLLVAKEEFDYFNPSDEAINEAILLAAKADKVVLALGETEWMSGEAASRSDITLPPAQIALFEDIKKVNANIIVTLYNGRPLDLNGIGEAKAIVEAWFAGTEAGNALADILWGAYNPTARLSMSFPENVGQVPIFYNCDNTGRPYESAPNEKYVSKYLDVSNYAKYPFGFGLSYSQFSYQDVVIDQTELTPENEILVTVTITNESERAGKETVQLYIQDLVGEVVRPIKELKAFQQVDLKGRESRKVSFTITEDMLRYVHSNQQTTSDSGAFLAMVGPNSRDVTAVKFNLVK from the coding sequence ATGGAACAGGCAAAATTAACTGCATTGGTACAAGAAATGACATTGGCTGAAAAAGTCGATCAGCTTTTACAATTGGCTGCCGATTTTTACTCACAGGCCGCCGAAGAAAAAACTGGTCCCATGACTGAAATGGGCTTAACTGATGAAAATATTCAAAATGCCGGTACGATTTTAGGCTTATCAGGAGCAAGTGAAGCCAAACGCATTCAAAAAGAATACATGGAAAAAAATCGATTAGGTATTCCTACCTTGTTAATGGCTGATATCATCCACGGTTTTCGAACGATTTTTCCAATTCCATTAGGTATTGGGAGTAGTTGGGATTTAGCGGCAGCAGAAGAAATGGCGCAAGTTTCCGCCAAAGAAGCCGCGGTTTCTGGTTTACACGTGACCTTTTCTCCGATGGTTGATTTGGTTCGCGATCCACGTTGGGGTCGCGTGATGGAATCGACAGGCGAAGATCCTTACTTGAACGCTCGTTTTGCAGAAAGCTTTGTGAAAGGCTATCAAGGCAATGATTTAAAAAATGATTTCACGCGCGTAGCTGCTTGTGTCAAACACTTTGCAGCATACGGGGCTGCTTTAGCTGGTCGGGATTACAATACAGTCAATATGTCTGAAAGACAGTTGCGGGAAAGTTATTTGCCAGGTTATAAAGCTGCATTAGATGCAGGAGCTAAATTAGTAATGACTTCCTTTAATACCGTTGACGGCATTCCTGCTACAGGAAATAAGTGGTTATTCAGAGAAGTTTTGCGTAAAGAATACGATTTTGATGGTGTGGTGATTTCAGACTGGGGTGCGGTAAAAGAATTGATTCCCCATGGAGTTGCCGCAGATGAAAAGCAAGCTGCCCAACTAGCCATTGAAGCGGGCGTCGATATTGAAATGATGACGACTTGTTATACGCAATATTTAGCCGAATTAATTGAAGAAGGCAGTGTCGATGAAGCGTTATTGGACGAAGCAGTTTTACGTATTTTAGAATTGAAAAACGACTTAGGATTGTTTGAAAATCCATATCGTGGTGCAAGTGTGGAAGCCGAAAAAGTAATTTTATCACCAGCACACCGCCAATCTGCCCGCGAAATTGCGCAAAAATCAATTGTTTTGTTAAAAAATGAAGAAAATATCTTACCGCTAAATGCTGCTGAAACGATCGCAATTATTGGACCAGCGGCTGGAAGCCAAGATGTTTTAGGAGCTTGGTCTTGGCAAGGGAAAATGTCAGAAGCAGTCTCTCTTTTAGCAGGTGCCAAAGAATATAGTGAACATTTGTTGGTCGCCAAAGAAGAATTTGATTACTTTAATCCAAGTGACGAAGCAATTAATGAAGCCATTTTACTCGCGGCAAAAGCCGACAAAGTTGTTTTAGCTTTAGGAGAAACAGAGTGGATGAGTGGGGAAGCGGCTAGCCGTAGTGATATTACGCTACCACCGGCACAAATTGCCTTGTTTGAAGATATCAAAAAAGTAAATGCCAACATTATTGTAACGTTATACAATGGTCGCCCGCTAGATTTGAATGGTATTGGAGAAGCCAAAGCCATTGTGGAAGCGTGGTTTGCCGGAACAGAAGCAGGCAATGCCTTAGCTGATATTTTATGGGGAGCTTATAATCCGACTGCGCGACTTTCCATGTCATTTCCAGAAAATGTTGGTCAAGTCCCAATTTTTTACAATTGTGATAATACGGGGCGTCCCTATGAGAGTGCACCGAATGAAAAATATGTTTCAAAATATTTGGATGTCTCTAATTATGCGAAATATCCTTTTGGTTTTGGCTTAAGTTATAGCCAATTTTCTTACCAAGACGTCGTGATTGACCAGACAGAGTTAACACCAGAAAACGAAATTCTAGTTACAGTGACAATCACAAATGAAAGTGAACGAGCAGGCAAAGAAACGGTACAATTGTACATTCAAGATTTAGTCGGAGAAGTTGTCCGTCCAATAAAAGAATTAAAAGCTTTCCAACAAGTTGATTTAAAAGGCAGAGAAAGTCGCAAAGTTTCCTTTACCATTACAGAAGACATGCTGCGTTATGTTCACTCAAATCAACAAACTACAAGTGATAGTGGTGCCTTTTTAGCAATGGTGGGGCCAAACAGTCGTGATGTAACAGCAGTAAAATTTAATTTAGTGAAGTAG